One segment of Phycisphaerae bacterium DNA contains the following:
- a CDS encoding flippase-like domain-containing protein: MEAESRLRLSAVLRYAVCAAALAWLYHKTDWGQFKQVLVSADWRLALLAMLVFGPAVLLISVRLKVLLAVQQVHLSVWQAVKVTFAGNFVISALPVGTPGGDSVKAYYVARDTPLKHEAVTAVFFDRAVGVLGLLLMAGVIVLADWDNPAFRVWGRVIGFLLLVLVVSVGLYASASVRRALQLWRVVAILPLSRHIHRVDKAIMAFRQDLGRVAVSMCLTFVLQTISIAAYFLGGWALGVVGTDPWTAFPVYLAYTPICLLTGALPIGVMELTFQELFAGAAGLGSPEAALSLSFFGRLIQLIWAVPGGLVVLRSRADLKNAGLDAAE; the protein is encoded by the coding sequence ATGGAGGCTGAGTCCAGGTTGCGGCTGTCGGCAGTCCTACGCTATGCGGTCTGCGCCGCGGCCTTGGCGTGGCTCTATCACAAGACCGACTGGGGCCAGTTCAAGCAGGTTCTGGTCAGTGCAGATTGGCGGCTGGCCCTGCTGGCAATGCTGGTCTTCGGTCCCGCGGTGCTGCTCATCTCGGTTCGCCTGAAGGTGCTCCTGGCCGTCCAACAGGTCCATCTGTCCGTGTGGCAAGCCGTGAAGGTCACCTTCGCCGGGAACTTCGTGATCAGCGCCTTGCCGGTGGGGACGCCCGGCGGCGATTCGGTCAAAGCCTACTACGTCGCTCGAGACACACCCCTGAAGCACGAGGCGGTCACGGCCGTCTTCTTCGATCGGGCGGTTGGGGTGCTCGGCCTGCTGCTCATGGCCGGCGTTATTGTCCTGGCCGACTGGGACAATCCGGCCTTCAGGGTGTGGGGGCGGGTCATCGGCTTCCTCCTGCTGGTCCTGGTGGTGAGCGTAGGTCTGTATGCGTCGGCTTCCGTACGCCGCGCACTCCAACTGTGGCGAGTGGTCGCGATTCTGCCTCTCAGCCGACACATTCACCGCGTGGACAAGGCGATCATGGCTTTCCGCCAAGACCTGGGACGGGTGGCCGTCTCGATGTGCTTAACCTTCGTTCTCCAAACGATTTCCATTGCAGCGTACTTCCTGGGAGGCTGGGCCCTGGGCGTGGTGGGCACCGATCCCTGGACGGCGTTTCCGGTGTATCTTGCCTATACCCCGATCTGTCTGCTCACCGGAGCGTTGCCGATCGGCGTGATGGAACTGACTTTCCAGGAGCTGTTCGCCGGGGCCGCAGGGCTGGGCAGTCCCGAGGCGGCGCTGTCCCTCTCATTCTTCGGGCGACTGATCCAGCTGATCTGGGCAGTCCCGGGAGGTCTGGTGGTGCTCCGCTCTCGGGCCGACCTGAAAAACGCCGGTCTGGACGCGGCCGAATAG
- a CDS encoding 2-oxoacid:acceptor oxidoreductase subunit alpha, translated as MQVVGTQFTNATALVGNDLATLPDFPAEIRAPAGSLAGVSGFQINFASTEIFTPGDTVQTLVAMNPAALKVNLGDLERGGHLIVNSDAFTPQTIKQAGYEKDPLEGDELAGYHLHKVPMTRLTLDCVKDVGLKHKDAERCKNIFALGLTYWLYERPLAPTLRWLQEKFGKDEKLRQANELALRAGFNYGNTTELFQVHYRIPPARQEPGVYRKIRGNDATAYGLVAAAWQAGKRLFYTGYPITPASDILHELVKHKNFQVKVFQAEDEIAAMCAAIGAAYGGAMAATGTSGPGMALKSEALGLAVMLELPVVIINVQRAGPSTGLPTKTEQADLLQAVGGRHGECPLPILAAQSPSDCFWTAFEAFQIAVRYMTPVIMLSDGYLANGSEPWRVPRVEDLPRIPVVHATDPEGFNPYSRNAELARPWALPGTRGLAHRVGGLEKEDLTGRVSYDPVNHERMCRFRAAKIAKVAESIPDQAIYGDDHGDLVLVSWGGTFGSVRTAVERAREAGLSVSHIHVRHLNPMPRNLGTLLRGFRKILVPELNMGQLNMLLRATYLVDAVGIDKMQGRPFTVAELVLRIQQTLKGDH; from the coding sequence ATGCAGGTGGTCGGAACCCAGTTCACCAACGCGACCGCATTGGTGGGCAACGATCTGGCCACCCTGCCGGACTTTCCCGCCGAGATCCGTGCTCCGGCCGGGAGTCTCGCCGGGGTCTCCGGCTTCCAGATCAACTTCGCCAGCACCGAGATATTCACGCCCGGAGATACCGTCCAGACCCTGGTGGCGATGAACCCGGCAGCCCTCAAAGTCAACCTCGGCGATCTCGAGCGGGGCGGCCATCTCATCGTCAACTCCGACGCGTTCACGCCCCAGACCATCAAACAGGCAGGTTACGAGAAAGACCCGCTTGAGGGCGACGAGTTGGCCGGCTACCACCTGCACAAGGTGCCCATGACCCGGCTGACGCTGGACTGCGTCAAGGACGTGGGGCTCAAGCACAAAGATGCGGAACGCTGCAAGAACATCTTCGCCCTGGGACTGACCTATTGGTTGTATGAGCGTCCCCTGGCCCCAACCCTCCGGTGGCTTCAGGAGAAGTTCGGCAAGGACGAGAAGCTTCGCCAGGCCAACGAGTTGGCTCTTCGGGCGGGCTTCAACTATGGCAACACCACCGAGCTCTTTCAGGTTCACTATCGAATTCCCCCCGCCAGGCAGGAACCAGGCGTCTACCGCAAGATCAGGGGAAACGACGCGACCGCCTACGGTCTGGTCGCCGCCGCGTGGCAGGCCGGCAAGCGGCTCTTCTACACCGGCTACCCGATTACTCCGGCCAGCGACATCCTCCACGAACTGGTCAAGCACAAGAACTTCCAGGTGAAGGTGTTCCAGGCTGAGGACGAGATTGCCGCGATGTGTGCGGCGATCGGGGCGGCGTATGGGGGGGCCATGGCCGCCACCGGCACGAGCGGGCCGGGCATGGCCCTCAAAAGCGAGGCTCTTGGCCTCGCGGTCATGCTCGAGTTGCCGGTCGTGATCATCAATGTCCAGCGGGCCGGGCCGAGCACCGGTTTGCCCACCAAGACCGAGCAGGCCGACCTGCTCCAGGCTGTCGGCGGGCGCCACGGCGAGTGCCCGCTGCCCATTCTCGCCGCCCAGTCACCCTCGGACTGCTTCTGGACAGCGTTTGAGGCGTTCCAGATCGCGGTCAGATACATGACTCCCGTGATCATGCTCAGCGATGGCTACCTGGCCAATGGATCGGAGCCGTGGCGTGTGCCCCGGGTCGAGGATCTGCCCAGGATTCCCGTGGTCCACGCCACCGATCCCGAGGGCTTCAATCCTTACTCGCGCAACGCGGAGCTCGCCCGTCCGTGGGCGCTGCCCGGGACCCGGGGGCTGGCCCATCGGGTCGGCGGATTGGAGAAGGAAGACCTCACCGGTCGTGTGTCCTACGACCCGGTGAATCATGAGCGCATGTGCCGGTTCAGGGCGGCCAAGATCGCCAAGGTGGCCGAGAGCATTCCGGATCAGGCCATCTACGGCGACGATCACGGCGACCTCGTCCTGGTCAGCTGGGGCGGCACCTTTGGCTCGGTTCGGACCGCCGTCGAGCGGGCCAGAGAGGCCGGCCTGAGCGTCTCCCACATTCACGTCCGCCACCTGAACCCCATGCCCCGCAATCTCGGCACGCTTCTCCGGGGGTTCCGAAAGATCCTTGTTCCTGAGCTCAATATGGGCCAGTTGAACATGCTTCTTCGCGCCACCTACCTGGTTGACGCCGTCGGGATCGACAAGATGCAGGGCCGGCCCTTTACCGTGGCCGAGCTGGTGCTCAGGATTCAGCAGACCCTCAAGGGGGATCATTGA
- a CDS encoding 2-oxoacid:ferredoxin oxidoreductase subunit beta: MSDTATLPVVNLQPKDYGSSQEIRWCPGCGDYSILAQIKKAFSNLGKDPDNVVFVSGIGCSSRLPYYMNTYGIHGIHGRAPALATGLRLARPDLEIWVITGDGDGLSIGGNHLLHSIRRNLNIKILMFNNRIYGLTKGQVSPTSERNKRTVSTPFGSVGASINPCSFAIGAEATFVARTVDMYPAHLQYTLERASKHHGMAFVEIYQNCNIFNNEAFNHATDRETRDDNIVELEHGKALIFGKNKDKGVRLRRDYRPEVVKLGDDGASIYDLLIHDEKATSPALAFLLSRLRYPDYPEPIGVFRDIEQAVYNELIEEQIQRLTKEKGEPDLQKLLNGPETWEMKAN; this comes from the coding sequence ATGTCCGATACCGCGACCTTGCCGGTGGTTAATCTGCAGCCCAAGGACTACGGAAGCAGCCAGGAAATCCGCTGGTGCCCAGGCTGTGGCGACTACTCCATCCTGGCCCAGATCAAGAAGGCGTTCAGCAATCTGGGCAAGGACCCAGACAACGTGGTGTTCGTCTCCGGGATCGGCTGCTCCAGCCGGTTGCCGTACTACATGAACACCTACGGGATCCACGGCATCCATGGACGGGCCCCGGCCCTGGCAACGGGTCTGCGGCTGGCCCGCCCGGATCTCGAGATCTGGGTGATCACCGGTGACGGTGACGGCCTGTCCATCGGCGGCAATCATTTGCTCCACTCGATCCGCCGCAATCTCAACATCAAGATCCTCATGTTCAACAACCGAATCTACGGCCTGACCAAGGGGCAGGTGTCGCCGACCTCGGAACGAAACAAGAGGACCGTGTCGACGCCGTTCGGCTCCGTCGGAGCCAGCATCAATCCCTGCTCCTTCGCCATCGGCGCGGAGGCCACCTTCGTCGCCCGCACCGTGGATATGTATCCCGCCCATCTCCAGTACACTCTCGAACGGGCGTCCAAGCACCACGGAATGGCTTTTGTCGAGATCTATCAGAACTGCAACATCTTCAACAACGAGGCGTTCAATCACGCCACCGACCGCGAGACGCGCGACGACAACATCGTCGAGCTCGAGCACGGCAAGGCTCTGATCTTCGGGAAGAACAAGGACAAGGGCGTTCGCCTTCGCCGCGACTACCGGCCGGAAGTTGTCAAACTGGGCGATGACGGAGCCAGCATCTATGACCTCCTGATTCATGACGAGAAAGCTACCTCGCCGGCCCTGGCGTTCCTCCTCAGCCGCCTGCGCTACCCGGACTACCCCGAGCCCATCGGAGTCTTCCGGGATATCGAGCAGGCGGTCTACAACGAGCTGATCGAGGAGCAGATCCAGCGGCTGACCAAGGAGAAGGGCGAGCCCGATCTCCAGAAGTTGCTCAACGGCCCGGAAACCTGGGAAATGAAAGCGAATTGA
- a CDS encoding nucleoside hydrolase → MRTVLLRRVIASCPLLIWMLIPVTSHAEPPRTRVPYIHSTDLLHPHEDPDDHFDLATAYALEELDIRAILLDLGDRQKLRSGRLPVEQLNKLTGRRVPSAAGLSVALKSPDDKGLDQPKEDQGAIELLLKVLRESSEPVILNTLGSERDVCAAFNREPELLRKKISRLYVNAGGLKGDEREWNVRLDPLSYVGLMRSGLPISWCPCQPTNVNLSTHWVFKHKDVLESMPAGLLNFFIYALQRVPPGEIDPMAALAMDLRPWRHILMEQDRNMWSTASILDAAGRSIYRVGDRWVAARSAPAGGQLAEVFRFIPVRVEIDNRAVTRWKEAPGDPTMRVYQVADAKNHQAAMASCLRQVLENFPVVTGLQ, encoded by the coding sequence ATGAGAACGGTCCTCTTGCGGCGCGTGATCGCCTCGTGTCCTCTCTTGATCTGGATGCTGATTCCCGTCACCAGCCATGCCGAGCCGCCCAGGACGCGCGTGCCCTACATCCACAGCACCGACTTGCTGCATCCGCACGAAGATCCGGACGATCATTTTGACCTGGCCACAGCCTATGCCCTTGAGGAACTCGACATCAGGGCGATCCTGCTCGATCTGGGTGACCGGCAGAAACTGCGCTCCGGCCGCCTGCCTGTAGAGCAGCTCAACAAGCTCACCGGGCGCCGTGTGCCTTCTGCCGCCGGCCTGAGCGTTGCCCTCAAGTCCCCTGACGACAAGGGACTTGATCAGCCGAAAGAGGATCAGGGCGCCATCGAGTTGTTGCTCAAGGTGCTCCGCGAGTCGTCCGAGCCGGTCATCCTCAATACCCTCGGCAGCGAGCGCGACGTCTGCGCGGCGTTCAACCGCGAGCCGGAGCTGCTGCGCAAGAAGATCTCCCGCCTGTACGTGAACGCCGGCGGCCTCAAGGGAGATGAACGCGAGTGGAACGTGCGACTCGACCCCCTCTCGTACGTCGGGTTGATGCGCTCCGGCCTGCCCATCTCCTGGTGTCCGTGTCAGCCGACGAACGTGAACCTGAGCACCCACTGGGTCTTCAAGCACAAGGATGTCCTGGAGAGCATGCCCGCCGGCCTGCTCAACTTCTTCATCTACGCCCTGCAACGTGTGCCGCCCGGCGAGATCGACCCGATGGCCGCGTTGGCCATGGATCTCCGCCCTTGGCGCCACATCCTGATGGAGCAGGACCGGAACATGTGGAGCACGGCCTCGATCCTGGACGCGGCCGGGCGCTCCATCTACCGCGTCGGTGACCGGTGGGTGGCCGCCCGCTCGGCGCCGGCTGGCGGCCAGCTGGCGGAGGTCTTCAGGTTCATTCCCGTTCGCGTCGAAATCGACAACCGGGCCGTGACCCGATGGAAGGAGGCCCCCGGCGACCCCACGATGCGAGTGTACCAGGTTGCCGATGCCAAGAACCATCAGGCGGCGATGGCGAGTTGCCTGCGGCAGGTCCTCGAAAACTTCCCCGTGGTGACCGGGCTTCAGTGA
- the fmt gene encoding methionyl-tRNA formyltransferase encodes MRVVFFGAGDFAVPSLRWLGNSPHEVVLVVTQPDRPAGRGKQLLPTPVAARAAQDGMHLVRCEDVNTTECVESLRRLRPDLGVVIDFGQKLRAEVRSVFPSACINLHGSLLPKYRGAAPVAHAILSGERKTGVSVFRLVDRMDAGPVLVQRETAIGPYETQEELHGRLAAIGCDAMDAAFKLFSGDRLPEGKPQDEAQATRAPKLSKADGLLRFHEPAESIARRCRALWPWPGARCQYVGSEGRPVEVTLISATATPVPVDAPPGTVTPILTVATGSGTLEIHSLQPAGKRPMGWQDFVNGRHVQAGCRFVSLGA; translated from the coding sequence ATGCGCGTGGTTTTCTTCGGGGCTGGTGACTTCGCCGTGCCAAGCCTGCGCTGGCTGGGCAACAGCCCGCACGAGGTCGTGCTGGTCGTGACTCAGCCTGACCGGCCGGCCGGTCGGGGTAAGCAGCTCCTCCCTACACCTGTGGCCGCACGGGCGGCCCAGGACGGCATGCATCTCGTCCGTTGTGAGGACGTCAACACGACCGAGTGCGTCGAGAGCCTCCGCCGTCTCAGACCCGATCTCGGCGTCGTGATCGACTTCGGCCAGAAACTCCGGGCCGAGGTCCGCTCCGTTTTTCCGAGCGCGTGCATCAATCTGCATGGGTCACTGTTGCCCAAGTACCGCGGGGCGGCCCCGGTGGCGCACGCCATCCTGTCCGGTGAGCGGAAGACGGGGGTCAGTGTTTTCCGCCTGGTCGATCGAATGGATGCCGGACCAGTCCTGGTGCAGCGGGAGACGGCCATCGGTCCCTACGAGACTCAGGAGGAGTTGCACGGGCGGTTGGCGGCCATAGGTTGCGACGCGATGGACGCCGCGTTCAAGCTGTTCTCCGGCGATCGTCTGCCGGAGGGCAAGCCGCAGGACGAAGCCCAGGCGACCCGGGCCCCGAAGCTCTCGAAGGCCGACGGTTTGCTGCGGTTCCATGAGCCCGCCGAGTCGATCGCTCGCCGTTGCCGGGCATTGTGGCCCTGGCCCGGGGCTCGCTGCCAGTACGTCGGCTCGGAGGGGCGGCCGGTCGAGGTGACCCTGATCTCCGCGACGGCGACGCCGGTGCCCGTCGATGCTCCCCCGGGGACGGTCACGCCCATTCTGACCGTGGCTACCGGCTCCGGGACGCTCGAGATTCACAGTCTCCAGCCGGCCGGCAAACGCCCCATGGGCTGGCAGGATTTCGTCAACGGCCGCCACGTTCAAGCCGGTTGCCGGTTCGTCTCGCTGGGGGCCTAA
- a CDS encoding M48 family metalloprotease: MQIIVFVAFAIALSVPLNGPPWQTVARPEVIWATVAAQVLLPALVAWLYVRLVLHRLEVNPAWLPDAQERLSQGGTAIRGVLVAELCFLLYGTGWGPLVRSWPVVGSLYGLDELVLLAPFFLGVVLSWFVLYPADRAVREVAMDRRLLASVPMRPVWNRRAFLSFMIRQNVLIILIPMLPILIANDFVAERADWVRRFTRVAWGDQALLVLIAGVVFLFAPVALRHIWHTRPLPAGDLRERLEAMSLRAGFRSREILIWESDGMVVNAAVMGIVRPLRYVLLSDGLIEMMEDRKIEAVFGHEVGHVRHHHMLFYLLFTMASMLAVGGVIHLAVQIWPQLLHNRSGLQDYFQVVAMAMIILIWVLGFGIVSRRFEWQSDLFGARSITPPAEECDQPCLFHGTAIRSGPDPDPPALTALAVCATGVEVFAKTLESIANLNGIPVDARSWRHSSISNRVSRLRSYANDPTQVRRLNRNVLAIKILLFFGTLIGLAIGVYLYWLQAR; encoded by the coding sequence ATGCAGATCATCGTCTTTGTCGCCTTCGCCATCGCCCTGAGCGTTCCACTGAATGGACCTCCGTGGCAGACGGTAGCCAGGCCGGAAGTGATCTGGGCGACAGTCGCAGCGCAGGTGCTTCTTCCAGCCCTGGTCGCCTGGCTCTACGTCCGGCTGGTCCTCCACCGCCTGGAGGTAAACCCTGCCTGGCTGCCCGACGCCCAGGAACGTCTGTCGCAGGGCGGAACGGCAATTCGCGGCGTTCTGGTCGCGGAGCTGTGTTTCCTGCTCTATGGTACCGGCTGGGGGCCGCTGGTTCGTAGCTGGCCGGTGGTCGGATCGCTCTACGGGCTCGACGAGCTTGTTCTGCTGGCCCCGTTCTTCCTGGGTGTTGTCCTGTCGTGGTTTGTCCTCTACCCGGCCGATCGGGCGGTGCGCGAAGTGGCCATGGATCGGCGCCTCCTGGCGTCGGTGCCCATGCGACCGGTGTGGAATCGACGAGCATTCCTTTCCTTCATGATCCGGCAGAACGTGCTGATCATCCTCATCCCGATGCTGCCGATCCTGATCGCGAACGATTTTGTCGCTGAACGTGCGGATTGGGTTCGGCGGTTCACCCGCGTGGCCTGGGGTGACCAGGCGCTGCTCGTGCTGATTGCCGGGGTTGTGTTTCTGTTCGCTCCCGTCGCTCTCCGCCATATCTGGCACACCCGGCCGTTGCCCGCTGGCGACCTGCGAGAACGGCTCGAGGCGATGTCGCTCCGGGCCGGATTTCGCTCTCGCGAGATCCTGATTTGGGAGAGCGACGGCATGGTGGTTAACGCGGCAGTGATGGGAATTGTCCGCCCGCTCCGGTACGTCCTGCTTTCCGACGGTCTGATCGAGATGATGGAGGACCGCAAGATCGAGGCGGTGTTCGGCCATGAGGTCGGTCACGTCAGGCATCACCACATGCTGTTCTACCTGCTTTTCACCATGGCGAGCATGCTGGCCGTCGGCGGGGTGATCCATCTTGCCGTGCAGATCTGGCCCCAGCTGCTCCATAACCGGTCAGGATTGCAGGACTACTTCCAGGTGGTCGCCATGGCGATGATCATCCTGATCTGGGTCCTGGGCTTCGGTATCGTCTCTCGACGTTTCGAGTGGCAGTCCGACTTGTTCGGCGCACGCAGCATCACGCCGCCGGCCGAGGAGTGCGATCAACCGTGCCTGTTCCACGGCACGGCCATACGCAGCGGTCCCGATCCTGATCCGCCGGCGTTGACTGCCCTGGCCGTCTGTGCCACCGGTGTTGAGGTGTTCGCCAAGACCCTCGAGAGCATCGCCAATCTCAACGGGATCCCGGTTGACGCCCGCAGTTGGCGACACTCGAGCATCAGCAACCGTGTCAGCCGCCTGCGCTCCTACGCGAACGACCCGACGCAGGTGAGACGGCTGAACCGGAATGTCCTGGCGATCAAGATCCTGCTCTTCTTCGGCACCCTGATCGGACTGGCGATCGGCGTCTACCTCTACTGGCTACAGGCTCGCTGA